The following proteins are encoded in a genomic region of Deltaproteobacteria bacterium:
- a CDS encoding cytochrome c codes for MIQYNLKLGLAVTILMCLSGAVANAESGSTLWLKTCSACHGVDGSGQTPMGKRMLLPDLRNEKVQKSLTDEMIQSALFNGLKRKKDGMLKIMPSYKHLSEANRLLLQKHLRTFRVAKAPQAAPAQKAKP; via the coding sequence TTGATTCAGTACAACTTAAAATTGGGGCTCGCCGTTACCATCCTCATGTGCTTAAGCGGTGCGGTGGCAAACGCCGAGAGTGGCTCAACCCTATGGCTTAAAACCTGTTCCGCCTGCCACGGAGTAGACGGTTCAGGTCAAACGCCCATGGGTAAAAGAATGCTGCTCCCCGACCTTCGCAATGAAAAGGTTCAAAAGTCTCTCACCGATGAAATGATTCAAAGTGCTCTGTTCAATGGGCTCAAACGCAAAAAAGATGGCATGTTAAAAATTATGCCTTCCTACAAACACCTATCGGAAGCGAATCGGTTGCTTTTACAAAAACACCTGAGAACCTTTCGGGTAGCGAAGGCCCCCCAGGCGGCGCCCGCACAAAAGGCCAAGCCCTAA
- a CDS encoding DUF4154 domain-containing protein, with protein MRFRILRAFILGVCVAAASPVYAQTKASPKAQTGVFAKVFKFAKAFRGKKVKVLGIYDDATKADVEAMMTAFSGRGLKTKAVGEADAAGSLGGINVVYILKSNDALAPLLKSNKILSITGDNSLVEGGAVSVGVMDKSGKMVITVNLGRAKAEGHAFAPSFLKLTKVIR; from the coding sequence TTGAGATTTAGAATACTTAGAGCATTCATTTTAGGAGTGTGTGTAGCGGCAGCTTCACCGGTGTATGCCCAAACGAAGGCATCCCCAAAAGCTCAGACGGGCGTGTTTGCGAAGGTCTTTAAGTTCGCGAAAGCCTTCCGGGGTAAAAAAGTGAAAGTCTTGGGTATTTATGACGATGCGACCAAAGCAGACGTCGAGGCAATGATGACCGCTTTTTCGGGACGTGGGCTTAAAACGAAGGCCGTGGGAGAGGCAGATGCCGCCGGGAGTCTTGGTGGAATTAACGTCGTCTATATCCTGAAGTCCAATGATGCTCTGGCGCCTTTACTAAAATCGAATAAAATCCTTTCAATTACAGGTGATAACAGCTTGGTTGAAGGCGGTGCTGTGTCCGTTGGTGTGATGGATAAGAGTGGGAAAATGGTGATCACCGTGAACCTCGGAAGAGCAAAAGCGGAGGGCCATGCGTTTGCGCCTAGTTTTCTTAAACTCACAAAGGTGATTCGATAA